The Euphorbia lathyris chromosome 2, ddEupLath1.1, whole genome shotgun sequence genome includes a window with the following:
- the LOC136216700 gene encoding adenylate isopentenyltransferase 5, chloroplastic-like, with protein sequence MNMRISGSVQKQIQPLVNFPRAINSSFFRRKDKVVFVVGPTGTGKSQLAIDLATRIPAEVINCDKMQVYKGLDTLTNKVTDQECRGVPHHLLGIVDDPSADFTCDDFRNHASDALKLILSRDRLPIIAGGSNSFIEALAYNDPEFRLRYECCFLWVDVSLPVLHSFVSERVDRMVKAGLIEEVRNMFDPNITDYSKGIRRAIGVPELDEYFRSEGQIDAKTRDKILDLGISKIKENTCILARRQLRKIQQLHNRWSNRNIHRIDATEVFLKTGGEDSEKAWEKLVAGPSAMIVEEFLYHESIIPSQHQHSHHHHHLATSGGGVWGPLGKWLVPFPNTGSVAKSNPQFSAVIKVRTDFHYIIIILIQYTGSQISNSKLNDLSAVKFGESIYPLVLLQFCTINKKKKRVKEEKKALSQMLESVYCFEE encoded by the coding sequence ATGAACATGAGGATTTCGGGTTCAGTCCAAAAGCAAATACAGCCCCTAGTGAATTTTCCAAGGGCAATAAACTCCTCCTTCTTTCGCCGGAAAGACAAGGTTGTTTTCGTCGTAGGCCCAACCGGCACCGGAAAATCACAATTGGCTATTGACTTAGCAACCAGAATCCCAGCAGAGGTAATAAACTGCGACAAAATGCAAGTCTACAAAGGTCTTGACACGCTCACTAATAAAGTCACTGACCAAGAATGCCGAGGCGTCCCGCACCATTTGCTCGGCATAGTCGACGATCCCTCTGCCGATTTCACTTGCGATGATTTCCGAAATCACGCTTCTGATGCGCTCAAACTAATTCTGTCTCGTGATCGCCTACCGATAATCGCCGGCGGCTCCAATTCATTCATCGAAGCTTTAGCTTATAATGATCCTGAATTCCGGTTAAGGTACGAATGTTGCTTTCTCTGGGTCGACGTGTCATTGCCGGTTCTGCATTCTTTCGTATCGGAGCGAGTTGATCGAATGGTGAAAGCTGGTCTAATTGAGGAGGTTAGAAACATGTTTGATCCTAACATTACTGATTACTCCAAAGGGATTCGCCGAGCAATTGGTGTTCCTGAATTGGATGAATATTTCCGAAGTGAAGGTCAAATCGACGCTAAAACTCGAGATAAAATTCTCGATTTAGGGATTTCTAAAATTAAGGAGAACACCTGTATATTAGCCCGCCGGCAACTCAGGAAAATTCAACAACTCCATAACCGGTGGAGTAATCGGAATATTCACCGAATCGATGCGACTGAAGTGTTTCTGAAAACAGGAGGTGAAGATTCGGAAAAGGCATGGGAAAAACTGGTGGCGGGACCTAGCGCCATGATTGTTGAGGAATTCCTTTATCATGAATCAATCATACCATCTCAACATCAACatagtcatcatcatcatcacctAGCAACCAGTGGCGGAGGGGTATGGGGTCCGTTAGGGAAGTGGCTAGTTCCGTTTCCAAATACCGGCTCCGTGGCTAAATCAAACCCCCAATTTTCTGCGGTGATCAAAGTGAGAACTGATTTCCATTACATAATTATTATACTTATCCAATACACAGGCAGCCAAATCtcaaattcaaaattgaatgaTCTTTCGGCGGTTAAATTCGGGGAATCGATTTATCCATTGGTGCTGTTACAATTTTGtactataaataaaaaaaagaagagggtaaaagaagaaaagaaagcaTTGAGTCAAATGTTAGAGAGTGTTTACTGTTTTGAagagtga